The following coding sequences are from one Lolium rigidum isolate FL_2022 chromosome 6, APGP_CSIRO_Lrig_0.1, whole genome shotgun sequence window:
- the LOC124664952 gene encoding probable sodium/metabolite cotransporter BASS2, chloroplastic translates to MAPSAACPPHSMASVSRALRPRSCLAAPRLGCGLRVACSVPAYGGATEKAEWGLAIAPAPATSASGPVARSRQFLCKAEANISSNLPESIPAGASQYEKIVELLTTLFPVWVILGTIIGIYKPSMVTWLETDLFTVGLGFLMLSMGLTLTFEDFRRCLRNPWTVGVGFLAQYLIKPMLGYAIALTLKLSAPLATGLILVSCCPGGQASNVATYISKGNVALSVLMTTCSTIGAIAMTPLLTKLLAGQLVPVDAAGLAISTFQVVLMPTIIGVLAHEYFPKFTERIIFVTPLIGVILTTLLCASPIGQVAEVLKTQGAQLILPVALLHAVAFALGYWLSKLSSFGESTSRTISIECGMQSSALGFLLAQKHFTNPLVAVPSAVSVVCMALGGSALAVFWRNKGLPADDKDDFKE, encoded by the exons ATGGCGCCTTCCGCCGCCTGCCCTCCCCACTCCATGGCGTCCGTGTCCCGAGCCCTCCGCCCGCGCTCCTGCCTCGCCGCTCCTCGTCTCG GGTGCGGTCTGCGAGTCGCGTGCTCCGTGCCGGCGTACGGGGGCGCGACGGAGAAGGCGGAGTGGGGATTGGCCATTGCGCCCGCACCAGCCACCAGTGCTTCCGGTCCCGTTGCGAG GAGCCGTCAATTTTTGTGCAAGGCGGAAGCTAACATATCTAGTAATCTGCCGGAGAGCATACCGGCTGGAGCAAGCCAGTATGAGAAAATAGTTGAGCTACTCACCACTCTTTTCCCTGTCTGG GTCATATTAGGTACCATTATTGGCATCTACAAGCCGTCGATG GTCACATGGTTGGAGACTGATCTTTTTACTGTGGGCCTAGGATTCCTAATGTTGTCAATGGGACTAACATTGACATTTGAAGATTTCAGGAGATGTTTGAGAAATCCATGGACG GTTGGTGTGGGATTTCTCGCGCAGTATTTGATCAAGCCTATGCTAGGTTATGCTATCGCATTG ACACTGAAGTTATCCGCTCCTCTTGCAACTGGTCTTATTTTGGTCTCATGTTGTCCTGGTGGTCAAGCATCAAATGTTGCAACTTACATATCCAAAGGAAATGTTGCCCTTTCAGTTCTTATGACCAC TTGTTCGACTATTGGTGCTATAGCAATGACACCACTCCTTACTAAACTCCTTGCTGGCCAACTAGTCCCTGTTGATGCTGCA GGTTTGGCCATCAGTACTTTCCAGGTTGTTTTAATGCCAACTATTATTGGAG TCTTGGCGCATGAGTACTTTCCCAAGTTTACTGAGCGCATTATCTTCGTTACACCTCTGATAGGGGTCATCCTGACCACTTTGCTTTGTGCTAGCCCT ATAGGGCAAGTCGCAGAAGTGTTGAAAACTCAAGGTGCTCAACTTATTCTCCCTGTTGCCCTGCTGCATGCTGTTGCATTTGCTCTTGGGTATTGGCTCTCGAAATTGTCTTCTTTCGGGGAATCAACTTCAAGGACCATCTCCATTGAATGTGGGATGCAG AGCTCTGCACTTGGATTTTTACTTGCCCAAAAGCATTTCACAAACCCACTTGTTGCTGTTCCTTCTGCTGTCAGTGTTGTGTGCATGGCG CTCGGAGGCAGTGCTCTTGCAGTTTTCTGGAGAAACAAAGGACTTCCAGCAGATGATAAAGACGATTTCAAGGAATGA